A window of Salmo trutta chromosome 5, fSalTru1.1, whole genome shotgun sequence contains these coding sequences:
- the LOC115194134 gene encoding metastasis-associated protein MTA2 isoform X1 has protein sequence MAANMYRVGDYVYFENSSSNPYLIRRIEELNKIMVNPMTANGNVEAKVVCLFRRRDISGNLNTLADSNARDFEEESKQPTVSEQQKHQLKHRELFLSRQFESLPATHIRGKCNVTLLNETDVLAGYLEKEECFFYSLVFDPVQKTLLADQGEIRVGSKYQAEIPDKLAEGETDTRIQEKLETKVWDPDNQLKDPQIDQFLVVARAVGTFARALDCSSSIRQPSLHMSAAAASRDITLFHAMDTLQKNGYDLAKAMSTLVPQGGPVLCRDEMEEWSASEAMLFEEALEKYGKDFNDIRQDFLPWKSLASVVQFYYMWKTTDRYIQQKRLKAAEADSKLKQVYIPTYTKPNPNQIMAPGNKPGMNGAAGFQKGLSCESCHTAQSAQWYAWGPPNMQCRLCASCWIYWKKYGGLKTPTQLEGAARSVSESTPRGHMTRQEVQGLSPFTTSGGRAKLLAKNRQTFILQTTKLTRIARRVCTDILQPRRAARRPYASINANAVKAECMIRLPKATKAPIKNRSIPRPPLATIVKELAIQAPLKLKAPRGTPTPINRNQANQPRGGSGLLGKRPFDSSSQAVGLPFPTNGRPFTSGMRTTSQSVIKRQKVNQGDAPNPVVFVATKDTRALRKHLTQSEMRRAARKPHLPVRVKLPLGPRTLVLPTLPSSTSEPIVLED, from the exons ATTACGTGTACTTTGAGAATTCCTCCAGCAACCCCTACCTTATCCGCAGAATAGAAGAGCTCAACAAG atCATGGTTAATCCAATG ACGGCCAATGGGAACGTGGAAGCCAAGGTGGTGTGTCTGTTCCGGAGGCGGGACATCTCGGGCAACCTCAACACTCTGGCCGACAGCAACGCAA GAGACTTTGAGGAGGAGTCCAAGCAGCCCACCGTGTCTGAACAGCAGAAACACCAGCTGAAGCACAGAGAACTTTTCCTCTCTCGGCAGTTTGAGTCTCTACCTGCAACTCACATACG aGGGAAATGTAACGTCACCCTCCTCAACGAAACGGACGTCCTCGCCGGGTACCTGGAGAAAGAG GAGTGTTTCTTTTACTCGCTGGTGTTTGACCCGGTCCAGAAGACCCTCCTGGCGGACCAGGGAGAGATCCGCGTAGGCTCCAAGTACCAGGCCGAGATCCCTGACAAGCTAGCCgaag GTGAAACAGACACCCGTATCCAGGAAAAGCTGGAGACCAAGGTCTGGGACCCTGACAACCAGCTCAAAGACCCCCAGATTGACCAGTTCCTGGTGGTGGCTCG tgctgtGGGGACGTTTGCCAGAGCCCTGGACTGCAGTAGCTCCATCCGTCAACCCAGCCTGCATATGAGTGCTGCAGCAGCCTCCAGAGACATCAcactg ttCCATGCCATGGACACCCTGCAGAAGAACGGTTATGACCTAGCCAAGGCCATGTCCACGCTGGTCCCGCAGGGCGGGCCGGTCCTCTGCCGTGacgagatggaggagtggagcgCCTCAGAGGCCATGCTGTTTGAGGAGGCCCTGGAAAAGTACGGCAAGGACTTTAACGACATCCGCCAGGACTTT TTGCCATGGAAGTCACTAGCCAGTGTGGTCCAGTTCTACTACATGTGGAAGACTACTGACCGCTACATTCAACAG AAACGACTAAAGGCAGCAGAAGCGGACAGCAAGCTGAAGCAGGTGTACATCCCCACCTA CACCAAACCCAACCCCAACCAGATCATGGCTCCTGGTAACAAGCCTGGCATGAACGGGGCCGCTGGCTTCCAGAAAGGACTGAGCTGCGAGAGCTGCCATA CTGCCCAGTCAGCACAGTGGTACGCATGGGGTCCTCCCAACATGCAGTGCAGACTGTGTGCCTCCTGCTGGATCTACTGGAAGAAGTATGGAGGCCTGAAGACCCCCACACAGCTAGAGGGCGCCGCAAGATCTGTCTCA GAGTCCACTCCGCGCGGTCACATGACCCGCCAGGAGGTGCAAGGCCTGTCCCCGTTCACGACGAGCGGGGGGCGCGCCAAGCTGCTGGCCAAGAATCGGCAGACGTTCATCCTGCAGACCACCAAGCTGACGCGTATTGCCCGCCGCGTCTGCACTGACATCCTGCAGCCCCGCCGCGCGGCACGCCGCCCCTACGCCTCCATCAATGCAAACGCCGTCAAGGCCGAGT GTATGATACGGTTGCCTAAAGCAACCAAGGCCCCTATAAAGAACCGCTCGATCCCTCGACCACCGCTGGCCACTATAGTGAAGGAACTGG cCATCCAGGCTCCACTCAAGCTGAAGGCCCCCAGAGGCACTCCCACACCCATCAACCGCAACCAGGCCAACCAGCCCCGCGGGGGATCAGGCCTGCTTGGGAAGAGGCCCTTTGACAGTAGC TCACAGGCGGTAGGGCTGCCGTTCCCCACCAATGGGAGGCCGTTCACATCGGGCATGAGGACCACCTCACAGTCGGTGATCAAGCGTCAGAAAGTGAACCAGGGAGACGCACCCAACCCCGTGGTGTTTGTGGCCACGAAAGACACCAG GGCTCTGAGAAAACACCTGACTCAGTCTGAGATGCGGCGTGCAGCCAGAAAACCTCACCTCCCTGTCAGGGTCAAGCTGCCCCTAGGTCCCCGGACCCTGGTACTGCCCACCCTGCCATCCAGCACCAGCGAGCCCATCGTCCTGGAGGACTAA
- the LOC115194134 gene encoding metastasis-associated protein MTA2 isoform X2, translated as MAANMYRVGDYVYFENSSSNPYLIRRIEELNKTANGNVEAKVVCLFRRRDISGNLNTLADSNARDFEEESKQPTVSEQQKHQLKHRELFLSRQFESLPATHIRGKCNVTLLNETDVLAGYLEKEECFFYSLVFDPVQKTLLADQGEIRVGSKYQAEIPDKLAEGETDTRIQEKLETKVWDPDNQLKDPQIDQFLVVARAVGTFARALDCSSSIRQPSLHMSAAAASRDITLFHAMDTLQKNGYDLAKAMSTLVPQGGPVLCRDEMEEWSASEAMLFEEALEKYGKDFNDIRQDFLPWKSLASVVQFYYMWKTTDRYIQQKRLKAAEADSKLKQVYIPTYTKPNPNQIMAPGNKPGMNGAAGFQKGLSCESCHTAQSAQWYAWGPPNMQCRLCASCWIYWKKYGGLKTPTQLEGAARSVSESTPRGHMTRQEVQGLSPFTTSGGRAKLLAKNRQTFILQTTKLTRIARRVCTDILQPRRAARRPYASINANAVKAECMIRLPKATKAPIKNRSIPRPPLATIVKELAIQAPLKLKAPRGTPTPINRNQANQPRGGSGLLGKRPFDSSSQAVGLPFPTNGRPFTSGMRTTSQSVIKRQKVNQGDAPNPVVFVATKDTRALRKHLTQSEMRRAARKPHLPVRVKLPLGPRTLVLPTLPSSTSEPIVLED; from the exons ATTACGTGTACTTTGAGAATTCCTCCAGCAACCCCTACCTTATCCGCAGAATAGAAGAGCTCAACAAG ACGGCCAATGGGAACGTGGAAGCCAAGGTGGTGTGTCTGTTCCGGAGGCGGGACATCTCGGGCAACCTCAACACTCTGGCCGACAGCAACGCAA GAGACTTTGAGGAGGAGTCCAAGCAGCCCACCGTGTCTGAACAGCAGAAACACCAGCTGAAGCACAGAGAACTTTTCCTCTCTCGGCAGTTTGAGTCTCTACCTGCAACTCACATACG aGGGAAATGTAACGTCACCCTCCTCAACGAAACGGACGTCCTCGCCGGGTACCTGGAGAAAGAG GAGTGTTTCTTTTACTCGCTGGTGTTTGACCCGGTCCAGAAGACCCTCCTGGCGGACCAGGGAGAGATCCGCGTAGGCTCCAAGTACCAGGCCGAGATCCCTGACAAGCTAGCCgaag GTGAAACAGACACCCGTATCCAGGAAAAGCTGGAGACCAAGGTCTGGGACCCTGACAACCAGCTCAAAGACCCCCAGATTGACCAGTTCCTGGTGGTGGCTCG tgctgtGGGGACGTTTGCCAGAGCCCTGGACTGCAGTAGCTCCATCCGTCAACCCAGCCTGCATATGAGTGCTGCAGCAGCCTCCAGAGACATCAcactg ttCCATGCCATGGACACCCTGCAGAAGAACGGTTATGACCTAGCCAAGGCCATGTCCACGCTGGTCCCGCAGGGCGGGCCGGTCCTCTGCCGTGacgagatggaggagtggagcgCCTCAGAGGCCATGCTGTTTGAGGAGGCCCTGGAAAAGTACGGCAAGGACTTTAACGACATCCGCCAGGACTTT TTGCCATGGAAGTCACTAGCCAGTGTGGTCCAGTTCTACTACATGTGGAAGACTACTGACCGCTACATTCAACAG AAACGACTAAAGGCAGCAGAAGCGGACAGCAAGCTGAAGCAGGTGTACATCCCCACCTA CACCAAACCCAACCCCAACCAGATCATGGCTCCTGGTAACAAGCCTGGCATGAACGGGGCCGCTGGCTTCCAGAAAGGACTGAGCTGCGAGAGCTGCCATA CTGCCCAGTCAGCACAGTGGTACGCATGGGGTCCTCCCAACATGCAGTGCAGACTGTGTGCCTCCTGCTGGATCTACTGGAAGAAGTATGGAGGCCTGAAGACCCCCACACAGCTAGAGGGCGCCGCAAGATCTGTCTCA GAGTCCACTCCGCGCGGTCACATGACCCGCCAGGAGGTGCAAGGCCTGTCCCCGTTCACGACGAGCGGGGGGCGCGCCAAGCTGCTGGCCAAGAATCGGCAGACGTTCATCCTGCAGACCACCAAGCTGACGCGTATTGCCCGCCGCGTCTGCACTGACATCCTGCAGCCCCGCCGCGCGGCACGCCGCCCCTACGCCTCCATCAATGCAAACGCCGTCAAGGCCGAGT GTATGATACGGTTGCCTAAAGCAACCAAGGCCCCTATAAAGAACCGCTCGATCCCTCGACCACCGCTGGCCACTATAGTGAAGGAACTGG cCATCCAGGCTCCACTCAAGCTGAAGGCCCCCAGAGGCACTCCCACACCCATCAACCGCAACCAGGCCAACCAGCCCCGCGGGGGATCAGGCCTGCTTGGGAAGAGGCCCTTTGACAGTAGC TCACAGGCGGTAGGGCTGCCGTTCCCCACCAATGGGAGGCCGTTCACATCGGGCATGAGGACCACCTCACAGTCGGTGATCAAGCGTCAGAAAGTGAACCAGGGAGACGCACCCAACCCCGTGGTGTTTGTGGCCACGAAAGACACCAG GGCTCTGAGAAAACACCTGACTCAGTCTGAGATGCGGCGTGCAGCCAGAAAACCTCACCTCCCTGTCAGGGTCAAGCTGCCCCTAGGTCCCCGGACCCTGGTACTGCCCACCCTGCCATCCAGCACCAGCGAGCCCATCGTCCTGGAGGACTAA
- the LOC115194134 gene encoding metastasis-associated protein MTA2 isoform X3 has protein sequence MVNPMTANGNVEAKVVCLFRRRDISGNLNTLADSNARDFEEESKQPTVSEQQKHQLKHRELFLSRQFESLPATHIRGKCNVTLLNETDVLAGYLEKEECFFYSLVFDPVQKTLLADQGEIRVGSKYQAEIPDKLAEGETDTRIQEKLETKVWDPDNQLKDPQIDQFLVVARAVGTFARALDCSSSIRQPSLHMSAAAASRDITLFHAMDTLQKNGYDLAKAMSTLVPQGGPVLCRDEMEEWSASEAMLFEEALEKYGKDFNDIRQDFLPWKSLASVVQFYYMWKTTDRYIQQKRLKAAEADSKLKQVYIPTYTKPNPNQIMAPGNKPGMNGAAGFQKGLSCESCHTAQSAQWYAWGPPNMQCRLCASCWIYWKKYGGLKTPTQLEGAARSVSESTPRGHMTRQEVQGLSPFTTSGGRAKLLAKNRQTFILQTTKLTRIARRVCTDILQPRRAARRPYASINANAVKAECMIRLPKATKAPIKNRSIPRPPLATIVKELAIQAPLKLKAPRGTPTPINRNQANQPRGGSGLLGKRPFDSSSQAVGLPFPTNGRPFTSGMRTTSQSVIKRQKVNQGDAPNPVVFVATKDTRALRKHLTQSEMRRAARKPHLPVRVKLPLGPRTLVLPTLPSSTSEPIVLED, from the exons ATGGTTAATCCAATG ACGGCCAATGGGAACGTGGAAGCCAAGGTGGTGTGTCTGTTCCGGAGGCGGGACATCTCGGGCAACCTCAACACTCTGGCCGACAGCAACGCAA GAGACTTTGAGGAGGAGTCCAAGCAGCCCACCGTGTCTGAACAGCAGAAACACCAGCTGAAGCACAGAGAACTTTTCCTCTCTCGGCAGTTTGAGTCTCTACCTGCAACTCACATACG aGGGAAATGTAACGTCACCCTCCTCAACGAAACGGACGTCCTCGCCGGGTACCTGGAGAAAGAG GAGTGTTTCTTTTACTCGCTGGTGTTTGACCCGGTCCAGAAGACCCTCCTGGCGGACCAGGGAGAGATCCGCGTAGGCTCCAAGTACCAGGCCGAGATCCCTGACAAGCTAGCCgaag GTGAAACAGACACCCGTATCCAGGAAAAGCTGGAGACCAAGGTCTGGGACCCTGACAACCAGCTCAAAGACCCCCAGATTGACCAGTTCCTGGTGGTGGCTCG tgctgtGGGGACGTTTGCCAGAGCCCTGGACTGCAGTAGCTCCATCCGTCAACCCAGCCTGCATATGAGTGCTGCAGCAGCCTCCAGAGACATCAcactg ttCCATGCCATGGACACCCTGCAGAAGAACGGTTATGACCTAGCCAAGGCCATGTCCACGCTGGTCCCGCAGGGCGGGCCGGTCCTCTGCCGTGacgagatggaggagtggagcgCCTCAGAGGCCATGCTGTTTGAGGAGGCCCTGGAAAAGTACGGCAAGGACTTTAACGACATCCGCCAGGACTTT TTGCCATGGAAGTCACTAGCCAGTGTGGTCCAGTTCTACTACATGTGGAAGACTACTGACCGCTACATTCAACAG AAACGACTAAAGGCAGCAGAAGCGGACAGCAAGCTGAAGCAGGTGTACATCCCCACCTA CACCAAACCCAACCCCAACCAGATCATGGCTCCTGGTAACAAGCCTGGCATGAACGGGGCCGCTGGCTTCCAGAAAGGACTGAGCTGCGAGAGCTGCCATA CTGCCCAGTCAGCACAGTGGTACGCATGGGGTCCTCCCAACATGCAGTGCAGACTGTGTGCCTCCTGCTGGATCTACTGGAAGAAGTATGGAGGCCTGAAGACCCCCACACAGCTAGAGGGCGCCGCAAGATCTGTCTCA GAGTCCACTCCGCGCGGTCACATGACCCGCCAGGAGGTGCAAGGCCTGTCCCCGTTCACGACGAGCGGGGGGCGCGCCAAGCTGCTGGCCAAGAATCGGCAGACGTTCATCCTGCAGACCACCAAGCTGACGCGTATTGCCCGCCGCGTCTGCACTGACATCCTGCAGCCCCGCCGCGCGGCACGCCGCCCCTACGCCTCCATCAATGCAAACGCCGTCAAGGCCGAGT GTATGATACGGTTGCCTAAAGCAACCAAGGCCCCTATAAAGAACCGCTCGATCCCTCGACCACCGCTGGCCACTATAGTGAAGGAACTGG cCATCCAGGCTCCACTCAAGCTGAAGGCCCCCAGAGGCACTCCCACACCCATCAACCGCAACCAGGCCAACCAGCCCCGCGGGGGATCAGGCCTGCTTGGGAAGAGGCCCTTTGACAGTAGC TCACAGGCGGTAGGGCTGCCGTTCCCCACCAATGGGAGGCCGTTCACATCGGGCATGAGGACCACCTCACAGTCGGTGATCAAGCGTCAGAAAGTGAACCAGGGAGACGCACCCAACCCCGTGGTGTTTGTGGCCACGAAAGACACCAG GGCTCTGAGAAAACACCTGACTCAGTCTGAGATGCGGCGTGCAGCCAGAAAACCTCACCTCCCTGTCAGGGTCAAGCTGCCCCTAGGTCCCCGGACCCTGGTACTGCCCACCCTGCCATCCAGCACCAGCGAGCCCATCGTCCTGGAGGACTAA